From the genome of Gracilinanus agilis isolate LMUSP501 chromosome 2, AgileGrace, whole genome shotgun sequence, one region includes:
- the LOC123237699 gene encoding mitochondrial import receptor subunit TOM6 homolog — translation MALSRCLGLPQVMPPAGASGGGPGAPEGVGEWLRGAYRFATDRNDFRRNLIINLGLFAAGVWLARNLSDIDLMAPQPGL, via the coding sequence ATGGCTTTGAGCAGGTGTTTGGGTCTGCCTCAAGTGATGCCACCTGCAGGGGCCTCCGGCGGAGGGCCTGGAGCCCCAGAGGGCGTCGGGGAGTGGTTGAGGGGCGCCTACCGCTTTGCCACCGACAGGAACGACTTCCGGAGGAATTTGATTATTAATTTGGGACTCTTTGCTGCTGGTGTGTGGCTGGCCAGGAACCTAAGTGACATTGACTTGATGGCACCCCAGCCAGGCCTGTAG